The following coding sequences are from one Marinitoga litoralis window:
- a CDS encoding DHH family phosphoesterase, protein MIRTLEAIVGEINKVKNIIVVGHIMPDGDDISSVLALTMGLEKIGKNVRAVIDDDIPGYLEEFPFVKEKIKSYDCISKFPAELIISVDASSPDRIGRVYDHFKFARSIVIDHHATNTYFGNVNWVDKFGATAQMVLRLNKMLEVEYDEDLATVNLLGIATDTGFFKYSNTDAVVFEDVAWLVKNGGNIGLISNMILENKPLEHLLLYKDFLNEMKIDNNIAYSHITLDMLNKYDILPKDSPSFVGELRSIKGIEVAITFSEGEPNVYHVSMRSKDWFDVSKVAVAFGGGGHPRAAGFSKETDNLEKLEKETVNAIKNLMESYEK, encoded by the coding sequence ATGATAAGAACATTAGAAGCAATAGTTGGTGAAATAAATAAAGTAAAAAACATTATTGTTGTAGGTCATATAATGCCAGATGGAGATGATATTAGTTCTGTATTGGCTTTAACAATGGGATTAGAAAAAATTGGTAAAAATGTAAGAGCAGTTATAGATGATGATATTCCAGGATATTTAGAAGAGTTTCCATTTGTAAAAGAAAAAATAAAATCGTATGATTGTATTAGTAAATTCCCAGCAGAGCTAATTATATCAGTAGATGCATCATCACCTGATAGAATTGGTAGAGTATATGACCATTTCAAATTTGCTAGAAGTATTGTTATAGATCATCATGCAACAAATACTTATTTTGGAAATGTTAATTGGGTAGATAAATTTGGAGCAACTGCACAAATGGTATTAAGATTAAATAAAATGTTAGAAGTGGAATATGATGAAGATTTAGCAACAGTTAATTTGTTGGGTATTGCTACCGATACTGGATTTTTCAAATATTCTAATACTGATGCTGTAGTATTTGAAGATGTAGCTTGGTTAGTAAAAAATGGTGGGAATATAGGATTAATATCTAATATGATTTTGGAAAATAAACCACTAGAACATCTTTTATTATACAAAGATTTTTTAAATGAAATGAAAATTGATAATAATATTGCTTATTCTCATATTACTTTAGATATGTTAAATAAATACGATATATTACCTAAGGACTCTCCTTCATTTGTAGGTGAATTAAGATCAATAAAAGGTATAGAAGTAGCTATAACTTTTTCAGAAGGGGAACCAAATGTTTATCATGTAAGTATGAGATCAAAAGATTGGTTTGATGTATCAAAAGTAGCAGTTGCATTTGGAGGAGGAGGTCATCCAAGAGCTGCTGGGTTTAGTAAAGAAACTGATAATTTAGAAAAGCTTGAAAAAGAAACAGTAAACGCTATTAAAAATTTAATGGAGAGTTATGAAAAATGA
- a CDS encoding Na+/H+ antiporter subunit E, which yields MIYLFILFLWLGFIGSLSDSAIILGIIVTILVVKISEFFLKEEIIGFVELFISAIGRIIEMYKMTFKSIKYIFKKSYCGLVAINVENKTDSEKAAIANCITLTPGTMFVLEENNNLIIHKFDKDPDAAHSSKDVWKGELF from the coding sequence ATGATTTATTTGTTCATACTCTTTTTGTGGTTAGGGTTTATAGGTTCTTTAAGTGATTCAGCAATAATATTAGGAATTATTGTCACTATTTTAGTAGTGAAAATTTCTGAATTTTTTCTTAAAGAGGAAATAATAGGTTTTGTTGAATTATTTATTTCTGCAATTGGAAGAATAATAGAAATGTATAAAATGACATTTAAATCAATAAAATATATATTCAAAAAAAGTTATTGTGGCTTAGTTGCTATAAATGTAGAGAATAAGACTGATTCTGAAAAAGCTGCAATAGCAAATTGTATAACATTAACACCAGGAACAATGTTTGTATTAGAAGAAAATAATAATTTAATTATACACAAATTTGATAAAGATCCTGATGCAGCTCATTCATCAAAAGATGTTTGGAAGGGTGAACTTTTTTGA
- a CDS encoding monovalent cation/H+ antiporter complex subunit F, which yields MIYTILIILVILSLLMMIIKIMIGPTPWDRVLAFASMSTKLAIISLVYAIVNKFYIMIDIIIIFLVLNLWGIVIISRFLERGNK from the coding sequence TTGATATATACTATATTAATTATTTTAGTTATATTATCCCTTTTAATGATGATAATAAAGATAATGATTGGTCCCACTCCATGGGATAGAGTTTTGGCTTTTGCATCAATGTCTACAAAACTTGCAATAATAAGTTTGGTATATGCTATAGTAAATAAATTTTATATAATGATAGATATAATAATAATATTTTTGGTTCTAAATTTATGGGGTATAGTTATTATTTCTCGATTCTTAGAAAGAGGGAATAAATAA
- a CDS encoding cation:proton antiporter — MIANILIIFGGVLILLGSIGMMNQKDLYTRIQFGGISDTVGTFTVLIGLALQTQSEIFRFIIIGLLVLLIGPVLSHAIAHSAAYNKIKVRDND, encoded by the coding sequence ATGATAGCAAATATATTAATAATATTTGGGGGAGTTTTGATATTATTAGGTAGTATAGGAATGATGAATCAAAAAGATTTATATACTAGAATTCAATTTGGAGGAATTTCTGATACAGTAGGAACATTTACTGTTCTAATTGGGCTCGCTTTACAAACTCAAAGTGAAATTTTTAGATTTATAATTATAGGATTATTAGTATTGCTAATTGGACCAGTTTTATCACATGCTATAGCTCATAGTGCAGCATATAATAAGATAAAGGTGAGAGATAATGACTGA
- a CDS encoding transporter substrate-binding domain-containing protein, with protein MTELLIHFLILSLIFLTIVLFFVRRYISVILIYASFGTILSGIFFIMNAPDVAAVQMTIGSAFLIFVYIIAVKTRSKIKIGYIETPYLIYNEGNKLLGFEKEILDKFSENSFFDIEYHPIKKEDFNTFLNSKKYDVLVGGILIGDISKCEFICSEEYLPTKIFKCKEKIPETSNGMMLYFDLPENLIDYLRLKDYLRKKSDIIAEEYVKSGYRVVFTKNNKALKDEFNRFLKRFMNTKEYEDIIRRNIG; from the coding sequence ATGACTGAACTCTTAATACATTTTTTAATATTATCATTGATTTTTCTTACTATAGTATTGTTCTTTGTAAGAAGGTATATAAGTGTAATACTAATTTATGCATCTTTTGGAACAATTCTTTCTGGAATATTTTTTATTATGAACGCACCTGATGTAGCAGCAGTACAAATGACAATAGGTTCTGCATTTCTTATTTTTGTATATATAATAGCAGTAAAAACAAGGTCAAAAATCAAAATTGGGTATATAGAAACACCATATCTTATATATAATGAAGGTAACAAACTTTTAGGATTTGAAAAGGAAATATTGGATAAATTTTCTGAAAATTCTTTTTTTGATATTGAATATCATCCGATTAAAAAAGAAGATTTTAACACCTTTTTAAATAGTAAAAAATATGATGTTTTAGTAGGTGGTATTCTCATAGGAGATATAAGCAAATGTGAGTTTATTTGTTCTGAAGAATATTTACCTACAAAAATCTTTAAGTGTAAAGAAAAAATTCCAGAAACATCTAATGGAATGATGTTATATTTTGATTTACCTGAAAATTTAATCGATTATTTAAGACTTAAAGATTATCTTAGAAAAAAATCAGATATAATTGCTGAAGAGTATGTAAAGAGTGGATATAGAGTTGTTTTTACAAAAAATAATAAAGCGTTAAAGGATGAATTTAATCGATTTTTGAAAAGATTTATGAATACAAAAGAATATGAGGATATCATTCGGAGGAATATAGGATGA